From Portunus trituberculatus isolate SZX2019 chromosome 50, ASM1759143v1, whole genome shotgun sequence, the proteins below share one genomic window:
- the LOC123499872 gene encoding RING finger protein 145-like, which produces MTIERAEARAENERKYRIIERLVQENKNERVIVMGDMNGHIGVLGEEVNGNGQLLLDFVERNELEILNVTMAEGRVTWCGKESESVIDYMVVNDKARERVKGMWVDEERKIDVASDHNVMVLEYECVKEKVKVTTQGKGRWKVREADWDSFREAIEKMEWKTDENGPQTERGVDECNRSLVRKLTIAAEESIGRTEPRDDVVVLSEHHAELQEMLNAVKTTVWTRKDLNRLEVLQNMTGRIALGANRYVAVEAIRGDMGWSTFRERLAKAVLRYRVRLQRMDGSKWAKKVYEWNVYGQWAQESFNIEIWVCMGERRSKGYTDSKCWVTPNSSSSSSLYLLELAAVIQGVLVLLLPLEQLVSLYMHYLTIAVLAAADTFSNYYIEGEKRLVNQWPDYGTVSFQGFSNMLMLQKSLFDPHNDVETLFLRQQVAAIVFHTLVATLVTFFLDLECNKDKILLLVYLVPVFARLASFPVTELHLTHNFASCFVIFLTVQYIFLCVPHVFRFLKQMYNTLAEMIEMYGLVRVLITVWSRLFVPIQLLIYWLMLFTTQLYNHYLPSHNTAVATKPSTVLTAAGGSMTAASASGGSGAPSGSGATPTVMSTNPSEMWYLVIVQSAAEVCYTPLMLAGTCVAVSYASRIILSLTRAYAAGPGAAPLPDDLVHSGWTEGAAMALLAVQTSLLNMAIPERLAVLSIIMLIVVSSLVQNMYEIVEPIVLALSAQGVASIYRHCRAVSACLLLLLLSMYMVYMFTRIFEQYFWLLLVVSTSIMTSVQVLGLLATYILLTWDTVCAQPWPGLDDLVYYTRATTRVFEFIVAVFVVGAGVKESITGQWSWINAVVLLIHCYFNVWQRLQQGWKSFLLRLEAAKKISALPEATPAQLKIYNDVCAICYAEMTSARITHCKHLFHGSCLRKWLYVQDKCPMCHAAITLNNPELSPPAAEDIPPPAEGIETEIGANIPLPDEGESGELSL; this is translated from the exons ATGACCATTGAAAGAGCAGAAGCGAGAgctgagaatgaaagaaaatataggattATTGAAAGGCTGGTacaagagaataagaatgaaagagtaaTTGTGATGGGGGATATGAATGGTCATATAGGAGTATTGGGTGAGGAAGTAAATGGTAATGGACAATTGTTATTAGATTTTGTGGAGAGGAATGAGCTTGAGATTTTGAATGTGACCATGGCAGAGGGTAGAGTGACATGGtgtggaaaggaaagtgaatctGTCATTGACTACATGGTGGTTAACGACAAAGCGAGGGAACGAGTAAAAGGCATGTGggtggatgaggagagaaagattgatgtAGCAAGTGACCATAATGTTATGGTATTGGAGTatgagtgtgtgaaggagaaggtAAAAGTGACTAcacaggggaagggaaggtggaaagttAGAGAGGCAGACTGGGATAGTTTTAGAGAAGCGATAGAGAAGATGGAATGGAAGACTGATGAGAACGggccacagacagagagaggagtggatgagTGTAATAGGAGTCTAGTTAGGAAATTAACCATAGCTGCAGAGGAGAGTATTGGTAGGACAGAACcaagag atgatgtggtggtcctTAGTGAGCACCATGCAGAGCTGCAGGAAATGCTGAACGCTGTGA AAACAACAGTGTGGACTAGGAAAGACCTGAATAGGCTAGAGGTTCTGCAGAACATGACAGGCAGGATAGCGTTAGGTGCCAACAGGTATGTGGCAGTGGAGGCGATCAGAGGAGATATGGGATGGAGTACATTTAGAGAAAGGTTAGCTAAGGCAGTGTTGAGGTATAGGGTTAGACTGCAGAGGATGGATGGGAGTAAATGGGCAAAAAAGGTGTACGAATGGAACGTGTATGGACAGTGGGCACAGGAGTCGTTTAATATAGAAATTTGG GTGTGTATGGGAGAACGCCGATCCAAAGGTTACACCGACAGCAAGTGCTGGGTGACTCCCAACTCAAGCTCAAGCTCAAGCTT ATACCTCCTTGAACTGGCAGCGGTGATCCAAGGTGTTCTGGTGCTGCTTCTACCTTTAGAGCAGCTGGTCAGCCTCTACATGCACTACCTCACCATTGCTGTCCTTGCTGCAGCCGACACATTCTCCAATTACTATATAGAAGGAGAAAAACGTCTGGTGAATCAATGGCCAGATTATGGTACAGTCAGCTTTCAG ggATTTTCAAATATGCTGATGTTGCAAAAGTCATTATTTGACCCCCACAATGATGTTGAAACACTTTTCCTAAGACAACAAGTGGCTGCAATTGTTTTCCATACACTTGTGGCTACACTTGTAACATTTTTCCTCGACTTAGAATGCAATAAAGATAAG ATTCTTCTCCTGGTCTACCTTGTGCCAGTCTTTGCACGGTTGGCCAGCTTTCCAGTGACTGAACTTCATTTGACTCATAATTTTGCGtcatgttttgttatttttttaacagTTCAGTacatcttcctttgtgttcctcatgTCTTTAGATTTTTAAAACAAATGTATAACACTCTGGCTGAGATGATTGAAATGTATGGGCTCGTGCGAGTATTAATTACTGTTTGGAGTCGCCTCTTTGTTCCCATCCAGTTGCTGATCTATTGGTTGATGCTTTTCACCACTCAGTTATATAACCACTATCTTCCATCACACAACACAGCTGTTGCAACCAAACCTAGCACAGTGCTCACAGCTGCAGGTGGCAGTATGACTGCTGCCTCAGCTTCAGGAGGCAGTGGAGCTCCTTCAGGATCAGGAGCAACTCCCACAGTGATGAGCACAAATCCAAGTGAAATGTGGTACTTGGTGATAGTACAGAGTGCTGCTGAGGTCTGTTATACCCCACTCATGTTGGCTGGGACCTGTGTGGCAGTCTCGTACGCCTCACGGATTATTTTATCCCTCACGAGAGCTTATGCTGCTGGGCCTGGGGCAGCACCTCTCCCTGATGACTTGGTGCACTCAGGTTGGACAGAAGGAGCTGCTATGGCTCTACTGGCTGTACAGACCTCCCTTCTGAACATGGCCATACCAGAACGGCTGGCAGTGTTGTCAATCATCATGCTCATAGTTGTGTCATCACTTGTTCAAAATATGTATGAAATAGTGGAGCCAATAGTGTTGGCTCTTAGTGCCCAGGGTGTGGCATCTATATATAGGCATTGTAGAGCAGTGTCTGCTTGTCTCTTACTCTTGCTCCTGTCAATGTACATGGTGTACATGTTCACTCGGATCTTTGAGCAGTACTTCTGGCTTCTGCTTGTTGTGTCAACCAGTATTATGACATCAGTCCAAGTATTAGGCTTATTAGCTACATACATTCTTCTCACCTGGGATACAGTATGTGCTCAGCCTTGGCCTGGCTTAGATGATTTAGTTTACTACACTAGAGCCACAACTAGGGTATTTGAATTCATTGTAGCTGTTTTTGTAGTTGGTGCTGGTGTGAAAGAATCTATTACAGGGCAGTGGTCATGGATCAATGCTGTAGTGTTGCTCATTCACTGTTACTTTAATGTATGGCAACGCTTACAGCAAGGATGGAAAAGTTTTCTGCTGAGGTTAGAAGCTGCTAAAAAAATTTCTGCTCTGCCAGAAGCAACTCCAGCTCAACTAAAGATATATAATGATGTTTGTGCTATCTGCTATGCAGAAATGACTTCAGCCAGAATTACTCATTGTAAACACCTCTTCCATGGTTCCTGTTTGCGTAAATGGCTGTATGTACAGGATAAGTGTCCCATGTGCCATGCAGCAATCACACTTAATAACCCAGAACTCAGCCCTCCTGCAGCTGAAGATATTCCACCACCTGCAGAAGGTATAGAGACAGAGATAGGAGCAAACATTCCTCTTCCtgatgaaggagaaagtggagagcTCAGTCtataa